From one uncultured Bacteroides sp. genomic stretch:
- a CDS encoding DUF3352 domain-containing protein, translated as MKSRLFIRIAVISSIVLLCASIGLYSYSKLSAMQGREEFNLYSLVPPDAHVLFETDDLSGFMADFNELSSSKSGHELHLSRLFSVIRSHFHLLIEEMPHGLSEQMNKMLVSFHTPDDDRSQVFYCSLGEDDPKLMETFIYKYFASPFPSKLFDYKGEEIRIYPMSDGDFLACYFTSRFFVVSYQKRLIEKVIDARLSGKSLFTDSAFKQVYNQKRKDQSSTVYIHMLPIPMGKSTDGIRSFSMLGGWMGFDLKMNGDAVYLSGASHDVDTCLTFMNALRRQAPVEGFPGDVLPASTFMFSKRAVSDLQTMLNYTFTHEYATATYSNYIHQRDEEMLSFLKDNIGTSVTSCLFHAPDSIGEVRSVMSIPMVDSAQAERMLRNVLASTPHESDTIMPRSVLFRTGQQTYTFYAMPQNTLFARFTGITESSLHTSSCFYHGRLLIAPDVSSLSDYIHFLDRKQVLVETPAYEEEMGSLSPTYSFMLKADLSDVFTQPENYVRLIPAFFFQNQDYFSRFILLTQFTYTDGEIYPNIILLYKDK; from the coding sequence ATGAAGTCTCGTTTGTTTATCAGGATAGCCGTTATATCTTCTATAGTGTTGCTTTGTGCAAGTATTGGGTTGTACTCATACTCCAAACTAAGTGCTATGCAGGGGCGCGAAGAATTTAATCTTTATAGCCTCGTTCCACCTGATGCTCACGTATTATTCGAAACTGATGATTTATCCGGTTTTATGGCCGATTTCAACGAATTGAGTAGCAGTAAAAGCGGTCATGAGCTTCATTTATCCCGTCTTTTTTCGGTTATAAGATCACATTTTCATTTATTAATTGAGGAAATGCCTCACGGTCTAAGCGAGCAAATGAATAAGATGCTTGTCAGTTTTCATACTCCGGATGATGATCGTAGCCAGGTGTTTTACTGTTCTTTAGGAGAGGATGATCCTAAATTGATGGAAACATTTATCTATAAATATTTTGCGAGTCCGTTTCCTTCAAAGCTGTTTGATTATAAAGGGGAAGAAATACGCATTTATCCGATGTCGGATGGCGATTTCCTGGCATGCTATTTTACCTCTCGTTTTTTTGTTGTTAGTTACCAAAAGAGGCTCATAGAGAAAGTGATAGATGCCCGCCTTTCAGGAAAATCACTCTTTACCGATTCTGCGTTCAAACAAGTTTACAATCAGAAAAGAAAAGATCAGTCCTCCACTGTTTATATTCATATGCTACCTATACCCATGGGTAAATCGACGGATGGCATTCGTTCATTTTCCATGTTGGGCGGATGGATGGGGTTTGATTTGAAAATGAATGGCGATGCTGTTTATCTCTCGGGTGCAAGCCACGATGTTGATACTTGCCTTACGTTTATGAATGCACTACGCCGGCAGGCACCGGTCGAGGGCTTTCCCGGAGATGTTCTTCCGGCATCTACCTTTATGTTTAGCAAACGGGCTGTGTCCGATTTACAAACCATGCTTAATTATACTTTTACCCACGAATACGCTACTGCTACATACTCTAACTATATTCATCAACGTGATGAAGAGATGCTTAGCTTTCTGAAAGACAATATTGGGACTAGTGTTACCTCCTGTCTTTTTCATGCACCGGACAGTATAGGTGAGGTTCGTTCCGTAATGAGCATACCCATGGTTGATTCGGCACAGGCAGAACGCATGTTGCGCAACGTGCTGGCTTCTACGCCTCACGAGAGTGACACGATAATGCCACGTTCTGTTTTGTTTCGTACCGGGCAGCAAACCTATACGTTTTATGCCATGCCGCAAAATACGTTGTTTGCGCGATTCACCGGGATAACGGAATCTTCACTGCATACATCTTCCTGCTTTTATCATGGTCGTTTGCTCATTGCGCCCGACGTGAGTAGTCTTTCGGATTATATTCATTTCTTAGACAGAAAACAGGTGTTAGTTGAAACGCCCGCCTATGAAGAAGAAATGGGCAGTCTTTCGCCCACATACAGCTTTATGTTGAAGGCCGATTTGAGTGATGTATTTACACAACCGGAGAATTATGTGCGCCTTATTCCTGCTTTTTTCTTTCAGAATCAGGACTATTTTAGTCGTTTTATTCTTTTGACACAATTCACTTATACTGATGGCGAAATCTATCCCAATATTATTTTGCTTTACAAGGATAAATAA
- a CDS encoding DUF3127 domain-containing protein, with the protein MDFSGKIIAILQPKGGVSKAGNEWKSQEYVIENHDQYPKKMCFEVFGTEKIEQFAILMGEELTVSFDIDARQWQDRWFNSIRVWKVERIGAGMPLAAGSPVPPPPPTAMPDFITGDTKDDLPF; encoded by the coding sequence ATGGATTTTAGTGGAAAGATAATCGCCATACTCCAACCCAAAGGGGGAGTTTCGAAGGCAGGAAACGAATGGAAGTCTCAGGAATATGTAATAGAGAACCATGACCAGTACCCAAAAAAGATGTGTTTCGAAGTATTCGGAACAGAGAAAATAGAACAATTTGCCATCCTAATGGGAGAAGAGTTGACCGTGTCATTCGACATTGACGCCCGCCAATGGCAAGATCGCTGGTTTAATAGCATACGTGTATGGAAAGTAGAGCGCATAGGTGCAGGCATGCCCTTAGCAGCCGGGTCACCCGTACCCCCTCCACCTCCAACGGCTATGCCCGATTTCATAACCGGAGATACAAAAGACGATTTGCCTTTTTAA